The nucleotide window CCATCCATACCTCTGCTGCAGCTGGTAACCTAATCACCAAAATGTTGTGCCTTATTCACAAATGTGTGCAAAACCTGGCATCAGCCCTGTCCAGGATCCCCTCCTGTACCCCCTGCTGGGAGGAGGTGCCTAAACCCCTTGGGACAGTTAGACCCTGCTGAGCCCAGGCTCGTAAAGACCCTGGGCATCCCTTTGGCCAGACTGTTGCCGAGAGCCTGCCAAGGGAGCAGCACAGAGGGGCTCCCCTGGGGCTGGCAGTTCCCCTCCTGCCTGTGTGAGTCCCAGGCTTCCCGGGAGAGCTGCTCCTCCACGGCTCCTGCCGATGCTGGCGGTCAGCAGTGCTTGCCATTGCTGCGGGTCGGCCTCTCTGCTACGCTACGCTGACTTTCTGAATTGTGAATTTCTGCATTCTTTGTACTTTGGCCATTTGCAGTCCTGTCAAGCATTCCTATGAACACACAGTGCTTTTATTCTTTGGGGTTTGGATCTTTCTAATTCCTCAGCCTCAGTGATATTTATTTTGTGGAAAAGTGTTTGAGGGGAGATTGGGTAGCCTGGAATCTTTTCACCTGTTCCCTTTTAGCAGTCTGAAATGTTACCAGATTTGAGTTTGCTTCAGTGTTGCCTTGCTCATGTATTCTGAAAGAGGAAACAACTTTCTTGGCCCACATGCTCTAGATCAGCCATTACTTTTAAGTATCTCTTTCTCCCTCATTTGTCTCTTAGCCTGCTCAGCTGTCCCACTGTGCTGTTTGGGGAGAGGGATTTACAGACATGACCTTGTCTTGATTCATTACATTGTTAGTTTTGGCattctatgtatttttaaatatagctttTCCTTTTATAGGATtaagtatttctgttttaagagCTTGTTGAAACAGACGTTTCCCTCCTCTCCTATCTTAGGCTCAGCAGCTGATCAGCACAAGGCTGTAGATCAGAACTGACTTCTGCCTCCTTCAGACACCAGTTAGAGGAGGCGATGCTGAGATGGTTTGAGGTGTGCTGACCAAGAAGATGACTGGGTCCGGTATTTCTGTTAAATGTTGGTGCCAGCTGTCTCTGGAGAATTCACAGCTTTGAGAGGGTGAGCTGACCCAAGCAGGTAagactctggagaaaaaaaaggacaagagtAGAATGAAAAGCTCTCacgttttcttttttcccccctcagaacATTGTCTTTGTAATGCTGCCATTTAAAGATTGAGTGCCTATCCAAGGGCTGAATTTAATATATAATGTTGATTTAGGTCACAACTATAAGATTGACCATCCATCCATCTGGTACAAAGCAATAAATACAAAATCTGTCTGAGATGACAGGCCAGCCTCTCTGCTCACTGGCTGAAGTAAATGTGCTCCTATCATGGTGTGATAGCCTGGCTAGCCCTGACAGTGGATTCCTAGAATCACAAGTTTATGGTCTGTCAGCCAGTGCAAACATCCATCCATCAAATATTCCCCACTTGTTATACCTAGAAGTCAGAACCAGGGAGGCATTAAGCAATGAGTGGCAGAGGGAGATTATCTGCTTTTATACATGTATTCTCTAGGCTGGgaggcagagagctgggatgGTTGTACTCCTGTGGTCTCAAAGACCACCAAAACACCACCTGTGAACATGCTTGGATCATAGAGGTCTGAAACAACATAGAGGAGATCTTTATCCTCATTTTTTGGCTCTCCAGCAGAGACTGTAGCTCTGAGTTTTTAAAGTTTGGACTGTTCCTTGTTGTAAACCAAGAAGAGTTTATTAAACAAGGCCTGGGTTAGTGCTTGAGTGCCCCTGTGAAACAGTAATATCACTCAATAGCCAGGTTTTCCAAGGGGAGTGAGAGTGATCCTGACTTACTCATTGTGTATCTCTCCCAGCAAGGTGGCACCCTAAGTGACAGGCATGCTCAGGGCTGTGCACATGCCAGTTAAAAACCTTGGGCCTGCCGGACTAATCTTGCCTTCTTGCTGCATTGTgtggctgtgggtgctcaggtgGCATCCTCCTTTCTGGGctgaaaacccccaaaccaaggCTCCTTGAATCTTAAAGGGTCCCTGCAGTTTCTAACACAGTTAAAGGCCCTTGTCCCAGTGTCCTCATTGAATTCCGGTTTCATTCTTTATGCCCCCTCTCAGGCTCCTTGCTGGGACCCAGTACTTTACTGGTCTCCAGCTTCCCAGCCTGCAGAGTCCCATGGGATGGGAGGTTGtgtggagaaaggaaggaagggcaCTTCCTTTGGGTGGACAGGGCGATCCAAGGTCAGAAGGAGGGAGCCTGTGAAAGTCAGAAAGTGGGAACAAGGGATGAATTTCAGAGGAGAGGCATCAGCTAGGGGAAGAAAGGGTTTTCTTTGGGCCGGGCAACTGCATCTTAAGAGAGCAGAGTACCCACAGGAATTCTTTGCAGAAATGGTTAACAGTGGATTCTCAATGTCTCTCAAGACCTTGCTTCTTAAAAAGCCTTTCAGGGCCCTGTTACTGCATGGACAAGCAATCAGATGCTTGGGGGACAGGTTTTGCTACCCTTTTCCTTCTGAGTTGGCCTCACATCTCAGGGTGCAGAGGTGTTCTAGGGGATGCAAGGAGGGAGCATTTCCATTGCAAGAGGATGGAAGCTCTGCTCTCTGACCAGCTCTTCCCTGGTAATGCAGAAGCAggcaggggagctggagggggtTTCTGTTAGCCAGTCAGTCAATCATTTCTTGATGTTTATTATTTATCCCCCTGGCCAAGCCCTCCCCTCGTCCCTGCCACTCTGGGCGATGGGAATTTTTGTGATCTCTGAGCAGCAGAGGCTGGCAGGCAGCCTGATCGATGCTAGCAGCTCATTCTCAGACACGTGAGAGGAGAAACATCAACAAGGAGAGATGGAGTTAGAACTTTATTAGAAGAAACCTAGGCACAATTGACTAAAATCTCATGTTAAGGAGAGCACGCGGGTcttttcaggattaaaaaatacacatatataaaacaccttacaaacaaaaaaatggtttCCCCCCTTCTGTGTGtgaatatgtatgtatgtgtacagGGAACTGTACCAAAGTTAACTATGTATCAGAAGCAAGGATTCACAATCCCTTTCAGGGGCCCTAAGAGAGGGAATGGCTCAGTCTCCTCATAAGCTTGTCCCCAGCCATTCGCTTATGCAGTCCAAAGTTGGGAAGCTGTGGCCCATATCTGAAAGGGCAGAGTAAAAAACGGGGAGCACCTTAGCTCTGTTTAGCAAATCTCTTTAAAAGAGGGATGTCAGCTCTGCAAACGTATCTAGAGTGGGAGATGCCTACAGATTCACCCACCAGATTCACTGTGTGGTGTTGGCTGCTCTGAGAGGCTACTATGGTGGAAAGAGCTGGTCCATGGGTGGTTTCTCACGCCATATGTGCTAGAAGTGGAGTGGAGATGAAGATGACCTGATGGCAGAACGGAGGCTTGCTGCAAGGACAAATATCCTGGCTTGCACTGTCCGGCAGGCTCGAGAGAGCAGCCAAGAGCTGAATGATGTGCAGGACCTGGAGAGGACTCTTGCTCCTTGCAAAAGATGCTGAAGTGTTTTGGTAGGTTAGGGAGAAGACATAGGCCGTACCTCTTCTGCAGATAAACAGAGGATGTTTTTCTCTCAAGTTGGCAGCTGGCAGCACCCTTTCAGCAGCATTCAGGTTGCTTGAAGGataagtttaaaaagaagaaaaaccactTTGTTTCCACATGATAATTCCTCTTTTTTACTAGTAAGATATATGTTTTCACAGGAAAGTCTCTTCCGGTTAATGGATGTCTTGCTTGGAACTGATGACATAAGTATCTTGGGAAAATTCCTTAGTCTTCATCAACTGGTCATCTAAGCGATATCTCCAGGGCCAGTCTACTGTGCTGATTTAGGAGTGAGGAAGGGATTCCAATGTTAGATATGAGGCAGCTGTGCGTGGGGGACCATGGACGTCCTTATTTATGGGAAAGAGTTATATACACAGTGTCAAAAAATTCAAGTAGGATTTATTGTATAGGTAAACTGTATAAAATATGTGTATAGGTATAAAATATGTGGGCTCATGTAGAGAAAGGGAGGGTTAGAAAGAGCGAGAACAAAGCAGGTGAGAAAGTCTTTCTTTCAGAATGCCTACTGGTGTGTTTCTGCTCCTTGCAGGTCAGAGAAGCTTCAGCTCGGTATAATTGCCAAGCTGATGTAGCAAATGTTGAATAGACACCAAAGAAGATGCAAGAGGGTTGAGGCCCAGTCAGTCTGTGGAATACAGTGTTGCAGAGGTTACCTGCTGGGCAGTCTCAGGAGTCTGCTGGCCTGTGCTCTACCAGGCTAAGGACGGCGAGTCTCCAATCCCTGTGGGTCCCGTGATGAAAATATGGCCGAGACCTTCACATCTCGAGACTGGTGCCTCTCTTCAGTGCGTGTCTCCCAGAGGCTGCCCCTGCCTTAAGCTGTGAGAGCTGCTGTCTGCAATGATGTTCACTGAAAAAGAGCAAGAGGGTGTTAAAACAGAGAGAGGTTAGTGGCGAGAGTCTGGAGTCCACTTTGCAGAAGTTTTACTAAGTGCTGAGACGGCTTcttctcctcatccctcctgGAGACCGGTCACACAGACAAATCATCTGACCTTGCCTTGCTGCTGGCACGGCTGGTCTTGCTGAACCGGCGCTTCTCATTGAAGTAGTTCTCGGGGAAGGCAGGTGCTGCACATTCGTTGGCCACCTCCGGACTCTCCATGTAGCTGGACTTAATGAAGGGCCCTTCACCAGCAGCATCCTCCTGGCCGTGGACCCTCTCGGTGGCGAAGTTGGCGGTGTTCTGCTGAGAGGCTGTCTTGTTGCTGAAGGGGATGATGAACTTCCCATTGGGACTTGACAAGCACTGGTTAAAATCTGGTGGAGGAGTGTACATCTGGGCCCTTTCTACTTGTGGGGCGGACTCCAATCTGccgggggctgtgctggggctgggtttGTAAGACCGGGAGCACCTCTCTTTGGCTTTCTTCCAGCCCAAGTGGTACAACTCGGCCAGACTGAGGAATAGGGAGAGCACTGCCACAGCCAGCATGAAGACGATGAACACGTTCTTCTCTGTGGGACGGGAAACGTAGCAGTTGACAGGGTGGGGGCAAGGAGACCGCTGGCATATATACAGGGTCTCCAGGAAGATCCCGTACAAGACGTACTGTCCCACAATGAAGGCCACTTCCATGGCAGTGCGAATCAAAATGCTGTAGACGTAGGTGTTCAGCAGACTGCCCCTGAGTATGATTTTGCCTCCTGATTCATCCCAGCAAGACAGCTCAGCCTTCTCTGGCACGGGGCACTTCTGCTGGTAGTAAGTGTCACCGCTGTTTTTCATCTCCCGGGCCTCTATTTCTGcctccttcatcttcctcttttcctccatgCGCACTGTGTGCATTGCATGGCCCATGTACACCAGAGATGGGGTGGAGACAAAGATGATCTGGAGGACCCAGAAACGGACGTGGGAGATGGGGAAAGCCTTGTCATAGCAGACGTTCTCGCAGCCAGGCTGCTGGGTGTCACACATGAAGTCAGACTGCTCGTCGCCCCAGGAGGACTCAGCTGCTGTACCCAGCACCAGCATACGGAAGATGAAGAGCACGGTCAACCAGACTTTCCCCACCACTGTGGAGTGTTTGTGGACCTCCTCGAGGAACTCTCCCAGGAAACTCCAGTCCCCCATTTCTGCTCACCAGGACGGGTGAGAAGTCTTGAAGGGAGAATTGGATACAGCCTCTGTGGGAGAAAACAGAACAGAGCGGTTCTAAAGAGGGTTAGAAAATGCCCAACCAGGAATGCATGGAGTGGAAAGGTTTGTTTTGTGTCgaaggaaatgttttcatttgaccTGAAACCGATCAGGTCTAGCTTGCTGAAAACTTTGTTTCACATCCACTGAAACCAAtgtgctgttttggtttttttttttaattcagctactgaaacaaaaaattatctttttttgcaTAATCCAACTACAACCTGTTAAACAGGCTGCCAAAACTTTGAGGGCGAGCCAGATTTATTCTTGGTTCAGAAAGTCCTTTCACTACAGTCTGCATATTGCATCCTCTGTGGACCGTGTAGTTAAAGCAGCATTCATTGTCTACAGATTGCGCTCTGGGGAATCCTTAATGGGCTGATCCCCTGGGAGAGAAGACTGGAGTGTACAACTTGGTCTGAGCGGTGCCTTGGCACTTTCATATGTTGCCTTTCTGTAATACCTGCACTGACACCTGGAACGTGAACTGCTCGCCGCTCCGGGCTTCATTTCTGAGCTCGATGCCacactgaaagaaatgcaaagaaaaccttCCTGATGCCCACCTGCCCCTTGCCCATCggttttgctttggtttccaATGTCACCAGTTGCAAGTGTTTCATTTACAAGTTGCAAATGTTTTGGGGAGTGTAAAGACTTTGGCGAGTTGTGCCAGTCCTGTAAACCTAATCTGCTGCTGCCCTGTCACACCGCTCTGAGAGGGAGCTGCTGCAAAATGTAAATGGTGGATCttgcttcctccttttttcttaagCTCAGACAAAATTCACAGTTCAAAGGacacagacaaagaaaaatgccTTCTTTGAAACACCTCCCAAGaaccagcagctcctgggaagtGCCATTTGGTGGGTGGTCTGATGAGAGGAAAGGTTTGGTGGGCTGGTAGTAAAGTTGTAAAGTGAGGATGGAGGAGAGCCTGCTTCAATTTTGTTTCTGACTGACAGACGGTTTCTGGCCAAGTCACTTAACCTCACGTATAAAAAGAGAACGATGGATTTAATCCATCTTTTGCGGGGCTCTGTGGGAGTGCTTGAGCACTCATTTGATCCAGTAATACTCACCATACTTACCTTCTCAGGGCACTGCAAAGCTCTCCCTTGTGCATGAGTTAAGGGCTAGGTGCTATAAAGTGTGCAGTATTACCCTGGAGATAATATTCTCCCACAGTCACTCTTTTTGAAAATACCCttttaataaatacatgaaaaaataatcatcataatgaaatatttaaaacactaCACAAGACAAATCCCAAAGCTGTAGGGACCAAATTGTTAACTCTCCTTCTTTATCGTCCC belongs to Strix uralensis isolate ZFMK-TIS-50842 chromosome 2, bStrUra1, whole genome shotgun sequence and includes:
- the GJA5 gene encoding gap junction alpha-5 protein, encoding MGDWSFLGEFLEEVHKHSTVVGKVWLTVLFIFRMLVLGTAAESSWGDEQSDFMCDTQQPGCENVCYDKAFPISHVRFWVLQIIFVSTPSLVYMGHAMHTVRMEEKRKMKEAEIEAREMKNSGDTYYQQKCPVPEKAELSCWDESGGKIILRGSLLNTYVYSILIRTAMEVAFIVGQYVLYGIFLETLYICQRSPCPHPVNCYVSRPTEKNVFIVFMLAVAVLSLFLSLAELYHLGWKKAKERCSRSYKPSPSTAPGRLESAPQVERAQMYTPPPDFNQCLSSPNGKFIIPFSNKTASQQNTANFATERVHGQEDAAGEGPFIKSSYMESPEVANECAAPAFPENYFNEKRRFSKTSRASSKARSDDLSV